One window from the genome of Luteithermobacter gelatinilyticus encodes:
- the metX gene encoding homoserine O-acetyltransferase MetX encodes MTQQTETAKARNRDTEVVILGKAAPLVLDSGEKLGPFRVAYKSWGRLNADKSNVVLVCHALTGDQYVRGKNPITGKAGWWDNMVGPGKPVDTDKFFVICANVLGSCAGTEGPAEINPETGNVYGLDFPVITIRDMVRAQAMLLDHLGIDKIFCIIGGSMGGMQVLQWSVTFPERVHSAIAIATTWRHSAQNIAFHEVGRQAIMADPNWNHGRYFETDKRPHAGLAVARMAAHITYMSESGLMARFGRNLQDRDALTFGFDADFQIESYLRHQGISFVDRFDANSYLYITRAMDYYDLSAEYGGILARAFQGTRTRFCILSFTSDWLYPTEESREVVRALNTVGARVSFAEIDMDRGHDSFLLPCPELDNIVHGFLTSEGDRLGVFAS; translated from the coding sequence ATGACGCAGCAGACAGAAACCGCAAAGGCCAGAAATCGGGATACCGAGGTGGTGATCCTTGGGAAGGCGGCGCCGCTTGTGCTGGATTCCGGGGAAAAGCTGGGGCCGTTCCGGGTGGCGTATAAAAGCTGGGGCAGGCTCAATGCCGACAAATCCAATGTCGTGCTGGTCTGTCATGCGCTGACCGGAGATCAGTATGTGCGGGGCAAAAACCCGATTACCGGGAAAGCCGGCTGGTGGGACAATATGGTGGGTCCTGGAAAACCGGTGGACACGGACAAGTTTTTTGTGATCTGTGCCAATGTGCTGGGATCCTGTGCGGGGACGGAGGGGCCGGCGGAAATCAATCCCGAGACCGGTAATGTCTATGGCCTGGATTTTCCGGTGATCACCATTCGCGATATGGTGCGGGCCCAGGCCATGTTGCTGGATCATCTGGGTATTGACAAGATTTTCTGTATCATTGGCGGGTCCATGGGGGGGATGCAGGTGCTGCAATGGTCGGTGACTTTCCCCGAACGGGTCCACAGTGCCATTGCCATCGCCACCACCTGGCGGCATTCAGCCCAGAACATTGCCTTTCATGAGGTGGGGCGTCAGGCCATTATGGCCGATCCCAACTGGAATCACGGCCGTTATTTTGAAACCGATAAACGTCCCCATGCGGGTCTCGCCGTCGCCCGTATGGCTGCGCATATCACCTATATGTCGGAAAGTGGCCTGATGGCGCGGTTCGGCCGTAATCTTCAGGATCGCGACGCTTTGACCTTTGGTTTTGATGCGGATTTCCAGATCGAGAGTTACTTGCGCCATCAGGGCATTTCCTTTGTCGACCGGTTTGACGCCAACAGCTATCTCTATATCACTCGCGCGATGGATTATTATGACCTGTCGGCGGAATATGGCGGCATTCTGGCCCGGGCCTTTCAGGGCACCAGGACCCGGTTCTGCATTCTTTCTTTCACCTCCGACTGGCTGTATCCCACTGAGGAAAGCCGGGAGGTTGTGCGGGCGCTCAATACGGTGGGCGCGCGGGTGAGCTTTGCCGAGATTGATATGGACAGGGGCCATGACAGTTTCCTGCTGCCCTGCCCCGAGCTGGATAACATTGTGCACGGGTTCCTCACCTCAGAGGGTGACCGGCTGGGAGTGTTTGCCTCATGA
- a CDS encoding NfeD family protein, giving the protein MEIMIWQKNSSILKRRPFARTGPTALLGFLSLLRPFLVATALILSAFALLLSSFFASSAQAVPDTAVVLDIKGPIGPAVSDYIVRSIEQAPEDGTPLIILRMDTPGGLDSSMRDIIKAILASPIPVAGFVSPSGARAASAGTYILYACHVAAMSPGTNLGAATPVQIGGMPNPASPDKSPAKSSGKSQEDKEGASEEDSKAHPSLADKAVNDAAAYIRSLAEMRGRNAEWGELAVREAVSLSAEKAVENKVVDILARDIAELLEKMDGRTVQISGQDQVLATRNLETAEIAPDWRTEFLAVITNPSVAYILLMIGIYGLIIEFWNPGTVLPGVTGAISLLLALYALQLLPVNYAGLALILLGLVLLIAEMFVPAFGILGFGGLVALVIGSVILIDTDVPGMTMSMPIVGSFAFVSGLLLLGIMYMAVKAWHRPVTMGPESLIGEYGEVIDWQDGAGHVRVQGEIWQAQGPAELSRRNRVKVTGLDGLKLFIERDNGNNGQEHKHDV; this is encoded by the coding sequence ATGGAAATCATGATCTGGCAGAAAAACAGCAGTATCCTTAAGCGGCGTCCGTTCGCCCGAACCGGTCCTACTGCCCTGCTCGGGTTCCTGTCCCTGCTCCGGCCCTTCCTTGTGGCCACCGCCCTTATCCTTTCTGCCTTCGCCTTGTTGCTGTCCAGCTTTTTCGCCAGTTCGGCCCAAGCCGTCCCCGACACAGCCGTGGTGCTCGACATCAAAGGGCCAATCGGTCCCGCCGTCAGCGATTATATTGTACGCAGCATCGAACAGGCCCCGGAAGACGGTACCCCCCTGATCATTCTGCGCATGGATACTCCCGGCGGTCTCGATAGTTCCATGCGCGACATCATCAAGGCGATCCTGGCCTCGCCGATACCAGTGGCGGGATTTGTTTCCCCCAGCGGCGCGCGGGCCGCCAGTGCCGGCACCTATATCCTTTACGCCTGCCATGTGGCGGCCATGTCCCCCGGCACCAATCTGGGGGCGGCGACCCCGGTCCAGATCGGCGGCATGCCCAACCCGGCATCACCGGACAAATCGCCCGCGAAATCTTCCGGAAAATCCCAAGAGGATAAAGAAGGCGCATCAGAAGAAGACAGCAAGGCGCATCCCTCACTTGCCGACAAGGCCGTCAATGACGCCGCCGCCTATATCCGCAGCCTGGCCGAAATGCGCGGCCGCAATGCCGAATGGGGGGAACTGGCCGTACGGGAAGCCGTGAGTCTTTCCGCGGAAAAAGCCGTGGAAAACAAAGTGGTGGACATTCTGGCCCGGGATATTGCCGAACTTCTTGAGAAAATGGACGGCCGCACCGTACAGATAAGCGGTCAGGATCAGGTCCTGGCCACCCGCAACCTGGAAACGGCGGAAATCGCACCGGACTGGCGTACGGAATTTCTGGCGGTGATCACCAATCCCAGCGTGGCCTATATCCTGCTGATGATCGGCATTTACGGGCTGATCATCGAATTCTGGAATCCGGGTACCGTTCTGCCCGGTGTCACCGGCGCCATCAGCCTGCTTTTGGCGCTGTATGCGCTGCAACTGCTACCGGTTAACTATGCCGGGCTGGCGCTTATCCTGTTGGGGCTTGTGTTGCTAATTGCGGAAATGTTCGTGCCGGCCTTTGGCATATTGGGGTTTGGCGGCCTAGTGGCGCTGGTCATCGGATCGGTGATCCTGATTGATACCGATGTGCCGGGTATGACCATGTCCATGCCGATTGTCGGCTCTTTTGCCTTTGTCTCGGGGCTGTTGTTGCTCGGCATTATGTATATGGCCGTCAAGGCCTGGCACCGGCCGGTGACCATGGGACCCGAATCCCTGATTGGCGAATATGGGGAAGTCATTGACTGGCAAGACGGCGCAGGACATGTCCGGGTCCAGGGCGAAATCTGGCAGGCTCAGGGCCCCGCGGAACTGAGCCGCCGGAACCGGGTGAAAGTGACCGGCCTGGACGGACTCAAACTGTTCATTGAACGGGACAACGGCAATAACGGACAGGAGCACAAGCATGACGTTTGA
- a CDS encoding prephenate/arogenate dehydrogenase family protein encodes MTLYKHVTIIGFGLIGSSVARALRENGLCETIVACDQDAACLKKVEELHLADRTEADPAKAVLGADLVMLATPVGTFGPLAKTIGPHLDYGATVTDVGSVKGSVVRALRPHMPPHVHVIPGHPVAGTEQSGPEAGFASLFFGRWCILTPPEDVDETALTTLKKMWEAFGSTVEIMTPEHHDLVLAITSHIPHLIAYNIVGTAHDLEGVTDSEVIKFSAGGFRDFTRIAASDPTMWRDVFLHNKEAVLEMLGRFTEDLTALQRAIRWGDGDKLFKLFSHTRAIRKQIIEAGQDDAAPDFGREHDIPKNNMSPKS; translated from the coding sequence ATGACGCTCTACAAACATGTCACCATCATCGGGTTCGGCCTGATCGGATCGTCCGTGGCCCGGGCGCTCAGGGAAAATGGCCTGTGCGAAACTATCGTCGCCTGTGACCAGGATGCGGCCTGCCTGAAAAAGGTCGAGGAACTGCATCTGGCGGATCGCACGGAAGCGGACCCCGCCAAAGCTGTACTCGGCGCCGATCTCGTTATGCTGGCCACGCCGGTGGGCACCTTTGGCCCCCTTGCCAAAACCATTGGCCCTCATCTGGACTATGGGGCCACGGTGACCGATGTGGGGTCCGTCAAGGGCAGTGTGGTTCGGGCGCTCAGGCCGCATATGCCGCCCCATGTGCATGTCATTCCCGGGCACCCGGTCGCGGGGACCGAACAGTCCGGACCGGAAGCCGGGTTTGCCAGTCTGTTTTTCGGGCGCTGGTGTATTCTGACCCCGCCGGAGGATGTGGACGAGACCGCGCTCACCACCCTGAAAAAAATGTGGGAAGCTTTTGGCAGCACCGTGGAAATCATGACCCCGGAACATCACGATCTGGTGTTGGCGATCACGTCACACATTCCGCATCTGATCGCCTATAACATTGTGGGCACCGCCCATGACCTGGAAGGCGTGACGGATTCGGAGGTGATCAAGTTTTCCGCCGGCGGGTTTCGGGACTTCACCCGTATTGCCGCTTCCGACCCCACCATGTGGCGGGACGTTTTCCTGCACAACAAGGAAGCGGTGCTGGAAATGCTGGGACGGTTCACAGAAGATCTGACCGCGTTGCAACGCGCCATTCGCTGGGGTGACGGGGATAAGCTGTTCAAGCTGTTCTCCCATACCCGGGCAATCCGCAAACAGATCATCGAAGCTGGTCAGGATGACGCCGCCCCGGACTTTGGCCGCGAACACGACATTCCCAAAAACAACATGTCGCCCAAGAGCTGA
- a CDS encoding DUF2125 domain-containing protein yields MRFKVLVTIVLLVIGAYVAFWFYLASQVEEKTLEAIANLQGSGVGVFYDDLEVEGFPYKIVLKSSSLKVSYGGPELAGRTVSIAFPEVAVVAQPWKLTHGVMVADYADLVVSENEEAVFRLAADHIKSSLILDIEERRPQRLSVVMDKMQWGYGPARPQERLSEARDVQIHVRRPIGESPDTDQLDMPVVGEMALRAKDIMAYEIPVGIFGKKADTVMVHAAVHGSRLPEFTPAGLAPWRDEGGTVTLQTLRIDSGKLDLTLKGDMSLDQEFRPLGAFSAEITGVEHIIEVLSGLSAFQKEPGDEILDDLKDMVEERRNGNDEMIKVLSLSIALQNGLLFVGPIPVYELSPVIR; encoded by the coding sequence ATGCGTTTTAAAGTACTTGTCACAATTGTTTTGTTGGTGATCGGGGCATATGTGGCCTTCTGGTTTTATCTGGCCTCCCAGGTTGAAGAAAAGACGCTTGAAGCCATTGCGAACTTGCAAGGCAGCGGTGTCGGGGTTTTTTATGATGACCTTGAGGTGGAAGGGTTTCCCTATAAAATCGTGCTGAAAAGTTCGTCCCTGAAAGTCAGTTATGGTGGTCCGGAACTGGCCGGACGCACGGTGTCTATTGCCTTCCCGGAGGTGGCTGTGGTGGCCCAGCCCTGGAAACTCACCCATGGCGTGATGGTGGCGGATTATGCTGATCTGGTTGTGAGCGAAAACGAAGAGGCGGTTTTCCGGCTGGCGGCGGATCACATCAAATCCTCCCTGATTCTGGACATTGAGGAAAGGCGCCCCCAACGCCTGTCAGTGGTGATGGACAAGATGCAGTGGGGCTATGGCCCGGCCCGGCCACAGGAACGTTTGTCAGAAGCGCGCGACGTGCAGATTCATGTCCGTCGTCCGATCGGGGAAAGTCCGGATACGGACCAGCTGGACATGCCGGTTGTCGGTGAAATGGCGTTGCGGGCAAAGGACATTATGGCCTATGAGATCCCGGTGGGAATTTTCGGCAAAAAAGCTGACACTGTGATGGTCCATGCGGCGGTCCATGGCAGCCGTCTGCCGGAGTTTACCCCGGCTGGCCTGGCTCCCTGGCGCGATGAAGGCGGCACGGTCACATTGCAAACATTGCGCATCGATTCCGGCAAGCTGGACCTTACGCTCAAGGGGGATATGAGCCTGGACCAGGAGTTTCGGCCCCTGGGCGCCTTCAGCGCCGAAATCACCGGGGTGGAGCATATTATCGAAGTCCTCTCAGGTCTTTCGGCCTTTCAGAAAGAACCCGGCGATGAAATTCTGGATGACCTGAAGGATATGGTGGAAGAACGTCGGAATGGTAATGACGAAATGATCAAGGTTTTGTCATTGTCCATTGCGTTGCAGAACGGCTTGCTGTTTGTGGGCCCTATCCCAGTTTACGAATTAAGCCCGGTCATACGCTGA
- the metW gene encoding methionine biosynthesis protein MetW, with translation MNKAGEYGPKDIRVDLLLIADMIPHGASVLDVGCGDGVLLDYLVRHKKVDGRGIEISPEGVNKSIARGLSVIQGDAETDITYYPDNSFDYVILSQTLQAMNRPDRMLDQLLRVGRRAIVSFPNFGNWKVRFNLLFKGTMPVTRNLDYPWYSTPNIHFCTIRDFVNLCREKNIRIEQHMAINSAGYRMPVETLFFANLFATQGLYVISRPR, from the coding sequence ATGAACAAAGCCGGCGAATATGGGCCCAAGGATATTCGGGTGGATCTGCTGCTGATTGCGGATATGATTCCGCATGGGGCTAGTGTACTGGATGTGGGCTGTGGTGACGGGGTGCTGCTGGATTATCTGGTCCGTCACAAGAAAGTGGACGGGCGAGGCATTGAAATCAGCCCGGAAGGCGTTAATAAAAGCATCGCCCGGGGGCTGTCGGTCATTCAGGGGGACGCGGAAACCGATATTACCTATTATCCGGATAACAGTTTTGACTATGTGATCCTGAGCCAGACCCTGCAGGCCATGAACCGGCCGGACCGGATGCTGGACCAGCTATTGCGGGTGGGGCGGCGGGCCATTGTTTCTTTCCCTAATTTCGGCAACTGGAAGGTTCGGTTCAACCTGTTGTTCAAGGGCACCATGCCGGTCACCCGGAATCTGGATTATCCGTGGTATTCCACGCCCAACATCCATTTCTGCACCATCCGGGATTTCGTCAATTTGTGCCGGGAGAAAAACATCCGCATTGAACAGCATATGGCGATTAACAGCGCCGGTTATCGCATGCCGGTCGAAACCCTGTTTTTTGCCAATCTGTTTGCGACCCAGGGGCTTTATGTGATCAGCCGCCCGCGCTAG
- the hisC gene encoding histidinol-phosphate transaminase: MTMTGLVPRPWIETLDIYVGGKSKTAGVKNAVKLSSNESALGPSPKALDAYAKAAASLHRYPDSSYRKLREAIAEKHRLDPERIVCGIGSDEILKLACRAYLAPGDEVIYSRHGFMMYPIAAKSVGAVPVEAEDKEYTADVDNILARVTERTRIVFLANPNNPTGTYLPRTEVERLWRGLPDHVLLVLDAAYAEFVEAADYEAGIDLAGRAENVMMTRTFSKLYGLAALRLGWGYGNEKIIATLNRLRDPFNVPTPTEQAGIAALKDTVFEHQAIEHNRHWRNWLEEELQGLGLEVVPSVANFLLIRFPEGERNAQAANEFLLKNGYILRWLPEQGLGDCLRLTVGREEENRAVAALLKKFMGEA, from the coding sequence ATGACGATGACCGGACTGGTGCCCCGTCCCTGGATTGAAACGCTCGACATTTATGTGGGTGGCAAATCCAAAACGGCCGGCGTGAAAAACGCCGTCAAGCTTTCCTCCAACGAATCTGCCCTTGGGCCTAGCCCAAAGGCGCTGGACGCCTATGCAAAAGCCGCCGCCAGTCTGCATCGTTATCCGGACAGCTCCTATCGTAAGCTACGCGAGGCCATTGCCGAAAAACACCGGCTGGACCCCGAACGCATTGTCTGCGGCATCGGCTCTGATGAAATCCTGAAGCTGGCCTGCCGGGCCTATTTGGCGCCGGGGGATGAGGTAATTTACAGCCGACATGGTTTCATGATGTACCCTATTGCCGCAAAGTCTGTGGGCGCCGTACCGGTGGAAGCGGAGGACAAGGAATATACCGCCGACGTAGACAACATCCTCGCCCGGGTGACAGAGCGCACCCGCATTGTCTTTCTGGCCAACCCCAACAATCCCACCGGCACCTACCTTCCCCGGACAGAGGTTGAGCGTCTGTGGCGGGGGCTGCCGGATCATGTATTACTGGTGCTGGATGCGGCCTATGCCGAATTTGTCGAGGCGGCGGATTATGAGGCTGGCATCGACTTGGCCGGACGGGCAGAAAATGTGATGATGACGCGAACCTTTTCCAAGCTTTACGGCCTGGCGGCTCTGCGTCTGGGCTGGGGGTATGGGAACGAAAAGATCATTGCCACCCTGAACCGGCTTCGGGATCCGTTCAATGTGCCAACCCCGACAGAACAGGCCGGCATTGCCGCATTAAAGGATACGGTCTTTGAACATCAGGCCATAGAGCATAACCGCCATTGGCGCAACTGGCTGGAAGAAGAGCTTCAGGGCCTTGGCCTTGAGGTGGTGCCCAGTGTGGCCAATTTCCTGCTCATCCGTTTCCCGGAAGGCGAAAGAAATGCACAAGCGGCCAATGAGTTTTTGCTGAAAAACGGCTATATCCTGCGCTGGCTGCCGGAACAGGGCCTGGGCGACTGCCTGCGGCTTACCGTCGGGCGGGAAGAGGAAAACCGGGCCGTGGCGGCACTTCTGAAAAAGTTTATGGGAGAGGCCTGA
- a CDS encoding slipin family protein, with amino-acid sequence MTFEFSIPLYVAIFVFAGLLLSAIKVLREYERGVIFQLGRFWKVKGPGLIIVIPIIQQMVRVDLRTTVMDVPEQDVISRDNVSVRVNAVVYYRVIDPQRAIIAVEDFQFATSQLAQTTLRSVLGQHELDEMLAERDRLNADIQKILDEQTDAWGIKVSNVELKHVDLDPSMVRAIAKQAETERIRRAKIISAEGERQAADELLNAATILSRRPEALQIRYLTALQDISNDKTSTVIFPVPLEFMKAFMGQMASSEPETSRNSPGESG; translated from the coding sequence ATGACGTTTGAATTTTCCATCCCGCTTTATGTGGCCATTTTTGTTTTTGCGGGACTTTTGCTGTCGGCCATCAAAGTTCTGCGTGAATATGAACGCGGTGTGATCTTTCAGCTGGGCCGCTTCTGGAAAGTGAAAGGACCGGGCCTGATCATCGTCATCCCCATCATCCAGCAAATGGTGCGGGTCGACCTGCGGACCACAGTCATGGATGTGCCAGAACAGGACGTCATCTCCCGCGACAATGTATCGGTACGGGTCAATGCGGTGGTCTATTACCGGGTCATCGACCCTCAGCGGGCGATCATCGCGGTAGAGGATTTCCAGTTCGCCACCAGTCAGCTGGCCCAGACCACCCTGCGGTCGGTTCTGGGGCAACATGAACTGGATGAAATGCTGGCCGAACGCGACCGGCTTAATGCGGATATTCAGAAGATACTGGATGAGCAGACCGACGCCTGGGGCATCAAGGTGTCCAATGTGGAACTGAAACATGTGGATCTGGATCCCAGCATGGTTCGGGCCATTGCCAAACAGGCCGAAACCGAGCGAATCCGACGGGCCAAAATTATTTCTGCCGAAGGGGAACGCCAGGCAGCCGATGAGTTGCTGAATGCCGCCACCATCCTGAGCCGGCGTCCGGAAGCCCTGCAAATCCGGTATCTTACGGCACTCCAGGACATCTCCAACGACAAAACCTCCACGGTGATCTTTCCCGTACCGCTGGAATTTATGAAGGCCTTTATGGGGCAGATGGCATCTTCAGAGCCGGAAACGTCCCGCAATTCCCCCGGGGAGTCCGGCTAA
- a CDS encoding YdcF family protein, whose translation MRIFFYVLMVLFLLWVGGFLWFLYGLSRDTVISDEKTDAVVALTGGANRLDEAMRLLEEGQARRLFISGVNEKVTEDELLEYLGGSPKLAACCIEIGKRAQNTEGNAREIAHWVASAGVGSVRVVTSLEHMPRAMVELKRYLPDLPLTPHPVGQWRPENTKFYSLAREYNKYLFSLVRSSLTDTLPVSESEF comes from the coding sequence ATGCGGATCTTTTTTTATGTTTTGATGGTGCTTTTCCTGCTCTGGGTCGGTGGTTTTTTGTGGTTTCTTTATGGCTTGTCCCGGGACACGGTGATTTCCGATGAAAAAACCGATGCTGTGGTGGCGTTGACAGGGGGGGCGAACCGTCTGGACGAGGCCATGCGCCTTCTGGAAGAAGGACAGGCGCGGCGGCTGTTTATTTCCGGGGTCAATGAAAAAGTCACCGAAGACGAGCTGCTGGAATATCTGGGGGGCAGCCCGAAGCTGGCGGCCTGCTGTATCGAGATCGGCAAGCGGGCCCAAAATACTGAAGGCAATGCCCGGGAAATTGCCCACTGGGTGGCCTCGGCGGGAGTGGGGTCCGTGCGGGTGGTGACGTCGCTGGAACACATGCCGCGGGCCATGGTGGAACTGAAGCGGTATTTGCCAGACCTGCCGCTTACCCCGCATCCGGTTGGCCAGTGGCGTCCGGAAAACACCAAATTTTATTCTCTGGCCCGGGAATATAATAAATATCTTTTCAGTCTTGTCAGGTCGTCTCTGACTGATACATTACCGGTGAGCGAGTCAGAATTTTGA
- a CDS encoding helix-turn-helix domain-containing protein, producing MGAEHQPAAEPTAELTVDFADIAPLLDMNRDSFTSPTLRKYSRLLKTRDPASVSPIPLVDYFHMLRELSVDLNDETIHLSSRHLMPGSTGYILSRLTGCETLGEAMRLIAKTYNMLHGGPYNRVEERDGNLFYLIDDSNFPYMTDNRDYIYFTLECVLIFLHGMLSLISGEQIMRALRKVYSKRERGLLKSRHMAFWDVPVRYQSAAYALIYDLSVADLPVRLPAPPPTMADIYYSVTDMIAARAAVPLRRGNVTAQVREVLERGIYAQPQVARQLGFSVATLRRRLQEENSSFRALSHDVLNKKACQMLAQGYHVTVVAEDLGFAEFRSFIRAFKGWNGMTPAAYVKALRTAPRKN from the coding sequence ATGGGAGCAGAACACCAGCCGGCAGCGGAGCCGACAGCAGAATTGACGGTTGACTTTGCCGATATAGCGCCGTTGCTGGACATGAATCGTGACAGCTTTACCAGCCCCACATTGCGCAAATACAGCCGGCTGCTTAAGACCCGGGATCCGGCGTCAGTTTCGCCCATTCCGCTGGTGGATTATTTTCACATGCTGCGGGAACTGTCCGTGGACCTCAATGATGAAACCATTCATCTTTCGTCCCGCCATCTGATGCCCGGATCCACCGGTTATATTCTATCCCGTCTGACAGGCTGTGAAACGCTGGGGGAAGCCATGCGGTTGATTGCCAAGACCTATAATATGCTGCATGGCGGGCCTTACAATCGGGTGGAAGAGCGGGACGGCAACCTGTTTTACCTTATTGATGACAGCAACTTCCCCTATATGACCGATAATCGTGACTATATTTATTTTACGCTGGAATGTGTGCTGATTTTTCTGCATGGCATGCTGAGCCTGATTTCGGGGGAGCAGATCATGCGGGCCCTGCGTAAAGTTTACAGCAAGAGAGAGCGCGGCCTTCTTAAAAGCCGCCATATGGCTTTCTGGGATGTGCCGGTCAGATATCAGTCTGCCGCCTACGCCCTGATTTATGATTTGTCCGTGGCCGATTTGCCGGTCAGGCTTCCCGCGCCGCCTCCGACGATGGCGGATATTTACTACAGCGTCACGGATATGATCGCGGCGCGGGCGGCGGTTCCTCTCCGGCGGGGCAATGTGACCGCCCAGGTGCGGGAGGTGCTGGAACGGGGCATATATGCCCAGCCCCAGGTGGCGCGTCAGTTAGGGTTTAGCGTCGCGACGCTGCGCCGGCGATTGCAGGAGGAAAACAGCAGCTTCCGGGCGCTTTCCCATGACGTGTTGAATAAAAAAGCCTGCCAGATGCTGGCTCAGGGATATCATGTCACGGTGGTGGCCGAAGACCTGGGATTCGCGGAATTCAGAAGTTTCATCCGGGCGTTTAAAGGCTGGAACGGTATGACTCCGGCGGCCTATGTCAAGGCGCTGCGGACCGCGCCGCGAAAAAATTAA
- a CDS encoding lysophospholipid acyltransferase family protein, giving the protein MPLFSEINGLERRHREYEYGKKRMMARLRSLVFTAVFYVWGGVYCTFCLPALLMHRRFLVRAQTFWSHSILFLSRTVAGIHFEVRGAEHIPRTPCIIAMKHQSAFDTLIMHALLKDPAFVMKRELLKIPLYGQYCKKSEMIPIDRSAGPRSMRTMMRAARKMIDAGRSVVIFPEGTRTLPGQRHAYRSGIYGLYKHTQKPVVPVAVNSGLFWPKKGFRWSPGTIIFEFLPPIEPGLEKKEFLAVLEERIEDASLKLLEAV; this is encoded by the coding sequence TTGCCTCTCTTTTCAGAAATCAATGGGCTGGAAAGACGACACAGGGAATATGAATATGGGAAAAAACGGATGATGGCCCGATTGCGGTCCTTGGTCTTCACGGCTGTTTTTTATGTATGGGGGGGTGTCTATTGTACCTTTTGCCTGCCGGCCCTGCTGATGCATCGTCGATTTCTGGTCCGAGCCCAGACCTTCTGGTCTCACAGCATCCTGTTTTTGTCGCGCACCGTGGCGGGAATCCATTTTGAAGTCCGAGGGGCGGAACACATTCCCCGCACCCCCTGCATCATTGCCATGAAGCATCAGTCCGCCTTTGACACCCTGATCATGCATGCCCTGCTCAAGGATCCGGCATTCGTGATGAAAAGGGAGCTTTTGAAGATCCCCCTCTATGGCCAGTATTGCAAAAAATCGGAAATGATTCCCATTGACCGCAGTGCGGGTCCCCGGTCGATGCGCACCATGATGAGAGCGGCCCGGAAAATGATTGACGCAGGGCGCAGCGTGGTCATCTTTCCCGAAGGCACCCGGACCCTGCCCGGCCAGCGTCATGCCTATCGTTCCGGCATCTATGGCCTTTATAAACATACCCAAAAGCCGGTGGTGCCTGTGGCGGTGAATTCGGGATTGTTTTGGCCGAAAAAAGGATTCAGATGGTCCCCAGGAACCATTATCTTTGAATTTTTGCCGCCCATTGAACCGGGGCTAGAGAAAAAAGAATTCCTGGCCGTCCTGGAAGAGCGCATTGAGGATGCCAGCCTGAAACTGTTGGAAGCTGTGTAG
- a CDS encoding cell division protein FtsX has product MTAYFEFLPEEKDHEATRLLPWVMAVMVYLSALALTGSLLVHSGFDNWTQSLSNRLTVQITIEEAEKRREAVERVRAVLSQTPGVTEVHVLSEGQIADLLEPWLGAGNITDDLPVPAMLDVRTEARLSLNLDALRSRLKQISDKVEIDDHQKWLAHFLKLVTMLEYVALGILLLVVMASVCIVIFGTKAGLAEHKEIIKIMHLMGAQDGLIARAYRRRFMRHGLKGGIIGLILALLTIFGLAHLVQNLAAGLVETPRIPYLEMALLLTLPFVSALISMVTAQITVMNELARTV; this is encoded by the coding sequence ATGACGGCGTATTTTGAATTCCTTCCCGAAGAAAAAGATCATGAGGCGACCCGCCTGTTGCCTTGGGTTATGGCGGTCATGGTTTATCTTAGCGCTCTGGCGCTTACGGGCAGTTTGCTAGTGCATTCCGGATTTGACAACTGGACACAAAGCCTGTCCAACCGGCTGACTGTACAGATCACCATAGAGGAAGCGGAAAAACGACGCGAAGCAGTGGAAAGGGTTCGCGCCGTACTCAGCCAGACACCGGGCGTGACCGAGGTTCATGTGCTGTCAGAGGGCCAGATTGCTGACCTTCTGGAACCCTGGCTCGGGGCGGGAAATATTACGGATGATTTGCCGGTGCCGGCCATGCTGGATGTGAGGACCGAGGCCCGCCTGTCTCTGAATCTGGATGCGTTGCGCAGCCGGCTGAAACAGATTTCGGACAAGGTCGAAATTGATGATCATCAGAAATGGCTGGCGCATTTCCTGAAACTTGTCACCATGCTGGAATATGTGGCGCTGGGCATTTTGCTGCTGGTGGTGATGGCAAGTGTGTGTATTGTGATTTTTGGCACCAAGGCGGGGCTTGCGGAACATAAGGAAATTATCAAAATCATGCATCTGATGGGGGCCCAGGACGGGCTGATCGCCCGGGCCTATCGGCGCCGGTTCATGCGCCATGGCCTGAAAGGCGGGATTATCGGGCTTATTCTGGCCTTGCTGACCATTTTTGGTCTGGCGCATCTGGTGCAAAATCTGGCAGCAGGTCTGGTGGAAACGCCCCGTATACCTTATCTGGAAATGGCGCTTTTGCTGACCTTGCCCTTTGTTTCGGCGTTGATTTCCATGGTGACGGCGCAGATTACCGTGATGAATGAACTGGCCAGGACCGTTTAG